Below is a window of Lacibacter sp. H407 DNA.
CTGCAAAACACATCTTACGGACAACAAGCTGATATTTTAGCAAATGCTTTTTATGACAACGCCAATAATCGTGTTGTGGTGCGATTAGCGATCAGAAATAATACAGCAACTATTACCAACTTTGAAATTGTAGGTATATGCATTGGATTGCAATACCATTCTCCAAAAGTTTCATTCGCTGGTTATAAAAGCTACTTTTATAATAATGGCAATCAATCTTCGTCATTGAACGATGCTAGTTTTTTAGCTCCGACGTTTGGAGCGGATTCAGGACCTAATCCATTTTTATACATAGGTCCTGACCCTGGCAATGGTTCTGTTTTAGGAGTGGGGATCAAAGGGGGTAGTACAAACCAAACAAGAGACGCACCCGTTGCGACAGGTGGAACAAAAACAATGCAAATGCGTTTTTTTCAAAGATCAACCAGTAGTTGTACAGAAATATGGCCGGTCCCTCCACATACGTACCGATTGATGGTTGACTTTTATTTTACGTTGGTAAACATTGCAGACATATCCTATTACAAGTTAAATCAACCGGGTTATGGGTTTGATACCGACGAGTTTATTGCACAAGGATTGAGTGGTCATAGTGAGACATTAAAAGATAATCATAAGGATATAGCGATTGTGTTGATACGAAACGCAAATCCTGAAAACGCTTACCAACCTTTTGACTTAAGTAACTGCAATGGTTCAAATGTGAACCCAGTAACTATTGAAAAGGACTCCACGGTGAAATTTATTACCCCAATTAACGGTATTCTTGCTGGTAAAGCAATTGAAGCTAATGTACAGGATAAAGACAATCACGTTTTGGTACAATGGAAATCTGAGTACAATCAATTGGTAGATTACTTCGAAGTGCAACGTAAAGACGGGAACGGCGAATTTAAAACCGTCGGATTAGTAATGGGCAAAGAGGGCACCGAGGCTGTTCAATACGAATTCAAGGATAAAATTACAGCACGGGATATTGAACCATCATACAGGATCAAAGTGATCAATAACGATAAAGTGATTACTTACAGCGATGTTAGAAAAATACGGTTAGGAAGCGAGCAAAATGTAACCGTTAAAGTATTCCCTAATCCAAGCAGTGAATCGTTACGCATTAATCTGC
It encodes the following:
- a CDS encoding T9SS type A sorting domain-containing protein, coding for MIRKLLLLLVVTTILQNTSYGQQADILANAFYDNANNRVVVRLAIRNNTATITNFEIVGICIGLQYHSPKVSFAGYKSYFYNNGNQSSSLNDASFLAPTFGADSGPNPFLYIGPDPGNGSVLGVGIKGGSTNQTRDAPVATGGTKTMQMRFFQRSTSSCTEIWPVPPHTYRLMVDFYFTLVNIADISYYKLNQPGYGFDTDEFIAQGLSGHSETLKDNHKDIAIVLIRNANPENAYQPFDLSNCNGSNVNPVTIEKDSTVKFITPINGILAGKAIEANVQDKDNHVLVQWKSEYNQLVDYFEVQRKDGNGEFKTVGLVMGKEGTEAVQYEFKDKITARDIEPSYRIKVINNDKVITYSDVRKIRLGSEQNVTVKVFPNPSSESLRINLPVSNGMFVCRMYSTEGRMVQVTNVSAANPTVNIKTLQTGSYFMELYQPQTGKRYYTQFSKQ